The DNA window GAACGCCATGATGCAAGATGGAACGAAGTTAAACCTGAGGGCGGACGTCACCCCCCTTCGGGAAGGCATGAAGCTGGTGGCGGTCAACACCTTTGGGGGGCTCAAAAAGGACCGGGCGAGATTTCTCGACCACCTCTCGCCGCTGCTGCCGGTGGGCTTCTATTACAAAACCTTCCACTCGCCCAAGTGGATGTTTCCTCGCTGGGAGAAGATGATTCGCGCCCTGGCCGGCCTCGGGACCGTGAAATTCGACACGCCCCGCATCAGGACTCCCAAGCGCTACGACTTCACCGATGTCCTGGTGGTGGGAGCGGGGCCCTCCGGTCTTTCCGCGGCGCTCGCGGCAGCCAAGGCGGGTGCGAAGGTGGTGATCGTGGATGAGAACGCGGGCGTCGGTGGCAGCTTGGGCTACAACCGGGGCGCTGAAGACGAGCCGCTGACGGTCCTCGCAAATTTGATGGAGGCGGTTAAGGCCGAGCCCAACATCGATCTCCGGCTTGGGACCGTGGCTGCCGGTTACTACGCCGACCATTGGGTGCCTCTCGTAGACGAGGACCGCATGACCAAGATGCGCGCCCGTGCGGTGATCGTGGCAAGCGGCGCCTACGAGCAGCCGGCCGTATTCCACAACAATGACCTGCCTGGCGTGATGCTCGCCTCGGCTGCCCAGCGGCTGATCTATCGCTATGCCGTCAAGCCGATGAATGAGGCGGTGGTGCTGGTGGCCAACACCGACGGCTACCGGGCGTGCCTGGATCTCCACCGCCACGGTGTCAAGGTTGCCGCGGTCGTGGATCTGAGGCACGAGGGAGAAGCGTCCGCCTATGGCGCCCGTGTGGAGCGGATGGGTATCCCCGTGTTTCGCGGCCATTGCGTCTATGAGGCCGTTCCAAATCGGGGGAAGACCGGTGTGGCTGGGGCGGTGATCTGCCGGCTGAGTCAGGCTGGCGAGCCCGAGCCCCGCACGGCCGTCACGCTGCCCTGCGACGGCATCGCGATGAGCGTGGGCTGGGCCCCGGCGGCTTCCCTCCTGTACCAGGCGAGCGCCCGGATGCGCTACGCCGCGGAGGTGCAGCAATTTGTACCGCAGGCGCTGCCCCCGGGGATTTTCGCCGCCGGGCGGGTGAACGGCGTCTACACCCTTCGCAACAAGCTGAAGGACGGCGAGCGTGCCGGCTTGGCCGCCGCAGCCTATCTCGGCATCGGCCGGGTGGAGGTGCCTGCAGCGCCGCCCGCAGAAGGCGTCTCGCCCACTCATCCTTATCCGATCTTCGACCATCCTAAGGGCAAGAACTTCGTCGATTTCGACGAGGACCTTCAGCTCAAGGACTTCCTGAACGCCGTCCAGGAGGGCTTTGACAACATCGAGCTGCTGAAGCGCTATACCACTGTCGGGATGGGGCCCAGTCAGGGCAAGCATTCAAACATGAATGCGGTGCGCATCCTGGCGCGAATGACCGGCCAGGACATCATGGAGATCGGCACGACTACGGCGCGCCCCTTCTTCCATCCGGTGCCGATGAGCCACCTC is part of the Pelomicrobium methylotrophicum genome and encodes:
- a CDS encoding 2Fe-2S iron-sulfur cluster-binding protein, with amino-acid sequence MFSFEGEPYVGFAGDTVTSALWAAGVRVLGRSFKYHRPRGVLSMANHDVNAMMQDGTKLNLRADVTPLREGMKLVAVNTFGGLKKDRARFLDHLSPLLPVGFYYKTFHSPKWMFPRWEKMIRALAGLGTVKFDTPRIRTPKRYDFTDVLVVGAGPSGLSAALAAAKAGAKVVIVDENAGVGGSLGYNRGAEDEPLTVLANLMEAVKAEPNIDLRLGTVAAGYYADHWVPLVDEDRMTKMRARAVIVASGAYEQPAVFHNNDLPGVMLASAAQRLIYRYAVKPMNEAVVLVANTDGYRACLDLHRHGVKVAAVVDLRHEGEASAYGARVERMGIPVFRGHCVYEAVPNRGKTGVAGAVICRLSQAGEPEPRTAVTLPCDGIAMSVGWAPAASLLYQASARMRYAAEVQQFVPQALPPGIFAAGRVNGVYTLRNKLKDGERAGLAAAAYLGIGRVEVPAAPPAEGVSPTHPYPIFDHPKGKNFVDFDEDLQLKDFLNAVQEGFDNIELLKRYTTVGMGPSQGKHSNMNAVRILARMTGQDIMEIGTTTARPFFHPVPMSHLAGRGFHPERLTPLHERHKAAGARFMQAGAWLRPEYYPVPGKTRAEAIREEVKAVRTAVGLIDVGTLGKMEVYGPDAGEFLERVYTGRFANMKVGTTRYAVMLDESGVIIDDGVVARLSEQMFYFTTTTSGSVAVYRELTRLNTMWRLNVGIVNATGAYGAINLAGPRSREVLAALTDLDVSEQAFPFLAVREGLVAGIPARLMRVGFVGEIGYEIHVPADCTLHVWDSMMEAGKRFGIRPFGVEAQRMLRLEKGHIIIGQDTDGLTTPYEANLGWAVKMDKRFFIGQRSLRILQKKPLKQILVGFLLDEGGLAPKECHLIISGNRIAGRVTSVGYSEAMGRVVGLAFIDPALSQPGTRFSIRVDGGTLVTAQVVRTPFYDPEGQRQKL